The Noviherbaspirillum saxi genome includes a window with the following:
- a CDS encoding class I adenylate-forming enzyme family protein, translating to MTAQSNIDTVLEDNFHPLPYLVQLHAAAMPTKPALVQDGTTLTYAELDALMDRIAASLQRDGIGPRDTIAICAGTSIPYAAVFLGSLRAGVAVAPLAPSSSADSLVTMAKDADARLLFLDQAVAEQLAPVRAILAAPVIALDGSKAGQAFENWLAPPGSKPQPVDIAPEWPFNIIYSSGTTGAPKGIVQPYSMRWTHVQRGRSNGYDPEAVTLISTPLYSNTTLVCFFPTVSLGGTVVMMAKFDAAKYLQLAQQHRVTHTMLVPVQYQRIMARADFDQYDLSSFRMKFCTSAPFSAALKADILRRWPGGLIEYYGMTEGGGTCMLVAHEHPDKLHTVGQPAPGHDIRLIDESGKEVGADELGEVVGHSPAMMAGYHNQPQKTAEAEWVDPSGKRFIRTGDIGRFDADGFLTLMDRKKDMIISGGFNVYPSDLEAVLHQHPDVVEAAVVGMPSTRWGETPVAFAVIRPGASLDAPALLSWANERLGKTQRLAAVEITDVLPRSAIGKVLKRELRDSFGRTLA from the coding sequence ATGACCGCCCAGTCCAACATTGACACTGTGCTTGAAGACAACTTCCATCCATTGCCTTACCTGGTCCAACTGCATGCGGCGGCAATGCCGACAAAGCCGGCGCTGGTCCAGGACGGCACGACGCTCACCTATGCCGAACTCGATGCATTGATGGATAGGATTGCCGCCTCGCTGCAACGCGACGGCATCGGTCCGCGCGATACGATCGCGATCTGCGCCGGCACATCGATTCCGTATGCGGCAGTCTTTCTCGGCAGTCTGCGCGCAGGGGTGGCAGTCGCGCCGCTGGCACCGTCATCGTCGGCGGACAGCCTGGTCACGATGGCCAAGGATGCCGACGCGCGCCTGCTGTTTCTGGATCAGGCAGTGGCGGAGCAACTGGCGCCGGTGCGCGCCATACTGGCCGCGCCCGTGATCGCACTCGACGGCAGCAAGGCCGGCCAGGCATTCGAGAACTGGTTGGCGCCGCCGGGCAGCAAACCGCAACCGGTGGACATCGCGCCCGAGTGGCCTTTCAATATCATTTATTCATCCGGCACCACCGGAGCGCCGAAGGGCATCGTGCAACCGTATTCGATGCGCTGGACCCATGTGCAGCGCGGCCGCAGCAATGGCTATGATCCGGAAGCGGTCACGCTGATTTCGACACCGCTGTATTCGAATACCACGCTGGTCTGTTTTTTCCCGACAGTCTCGCTGGGCGGAACTGTCGTCATGATGGCGAAGTTCGATGCGGCAAAGTATCTGCAGCTCGCACAGCAGCATCGCGTCACGCATACCATGCTGGTGCCGGTGCAGTACCAGCGCATCATGGCGCGCGCCGACTTCGACCAGTACGACCTGTCCTCCTTCCGTATGAAGTTCTGTACCAGCGCGCCGTTTTCGGCAGCGCTCAAGGCCGACATCCTGCGACGCTGGCCGGGCGGACTGATCGAATATTACGGCATGACCGAAGGCGGCGGCACCTGCATGCTGGTCGCGCATGAGCATCCGGACAAATTGCACACGGTCGGCCAGCCGGCGCCCGGCCATGACATCCGCCTGATCGATGAATCCGGCAAGGAAGTCGGTGCCGACGAACTCGGCGAAGTGGTCGGCCATTCGCCGGCGATGATGGCCGGCTATCACAACCAGCCGCAAAAAACCGCCGAAGCCGAATGGGTTGACCCGAGCGGCAAACGCTTCATCCGTACCGGCGATATCGGCCGCTTCGATGCGGACGGCTTCCTCACGCTGATGGACCGCAAGAAGGACATGATCATTTCCGGCGGCTTCAATGTCTATCCGAGCGACCTTGAGGCAGTGCTGCACCAGCATCCCGATGTGGTTGAAGCCGCAGTGGTCGGCATGCCATCGACACGCTGGGGCGAGACGCCGGTGGCGTTCGCCGTGATCCGGCCGGGTGCTTCGCTCGATGCGCCCGCACTGCTGTCATGGGCCAATGAAAGACTGGGCAAAACGCAGCGGCTGGCGGCGGTCGAAATCACCGATGTATTGCCCCGCAGCGCCATCGGCAAAGTCCTCAAGCGCGAATTGCGCGACAGCTTCGGCCGCACGCTCGCCTGA
- a CDS encoding diguanylate cyclase — MDPQQRSGDDLEHTLKAIEASYTANLPTRLDDIEYALQRYIEDLGNDDHCNSLLIKLHELAGSAGTFGYPRLGLHAAELEKLLSAYLKATAPSGKDFAPVASAVRDLLQWARTDPKGDDTVCDIAATAPHTPVAESENVANRLIYLVHDNLLIATDIAAQFTHFGYEVRVIAELGQLQACIDQRVPAAVVMDLGFPAGILGGAAEIARIRAASRHRFAVIFLSTRSNFEARLVTVRAGADGYFSKPLDMVALIDRLDRLIERDEERAYRVLVVDDEVETADFYAAVLRGAGMEVRLLHQVSDMLRVMGEYRPELVLMDVYMPDCNGVDLARIIRQDTMYLDVPIVFLSSEGNLDNHLDAIASGADDFLTKPIQPLHLVSALTSRAKRYRELRGLIMRDSLTGLFNHSAIKEHLVREMSIMRRMNKPLSLVMLDIDHFKRVNDTYGHPIGDQVIRALSRLLQQRLRRSDIIGRYGGEEFAVIMPHTPIDAAVTVMDEIRESFCNIRHHAEHQDFTAAFSAGSVELAADLDADDLFRLADAALYQAKGGGRNRVVKG; from the coding sequence ATGGACCCACAACAACGCAGCGGCGACGACCTCGAGCACACACTGAAGGCAATCGAGGCTTCCTACACTGCCAACCTGCCAACCAGGCTCGATGACATCGAGTATGCGCTGCAGCGTTACATCGAGGACCTTGGCAACGACGATCATTGCAACAGTCTGCTGATCAAGCTGCATGAGCTGGCTGGCTCGGCCGGCACCTTCGGTTACCCGCGTCTGGGCTTGCATGCAGCCGAACTGGAAAAGCTGTTGAGCGCTTATCTGAAAGCGACTGCACCGTCCGGCAAGGACTTTGCACCGGTCGCCTCCGCTGTGCGCGACTTGTTGCAATGGGCGCGGACCGACCCGAAAGGCGACGACACGGTATGCGACATTGCCGCCACAGCACCCCACACGCCGGTAGCGGAGAGTGAAAACGTCGCGAATCGACTGATTTACCTGGTGCACGACAATCTATTGATTGCGACCGATATTGCGGCGCAATTCACGCATTTCGGCTATGAAGTCAGGGTCATCGCGGAACTCGGGCAGCTGCAGGCGTGCATAGACCAGCGGGTACCGGCGGCAGTGGTGATGGATCTGGGCTTCCCGGCCGGCATATTGGGAGGTGCGGCTGAAATCGCGCGTATCCGGGCCGCCAGCCGGCATCGTTTCGCAGTCATCTTTTTATCCACGCGCAGCAATTTTGAAGCGCGGCTTGTCACAGTGCGAGCCGGCGCTGACGGCTATTTTTCCAAGCCGCTCGACATGGTGGCCTTGATCGACAGACTCGACCGCCTGATCGAACGCGATGAGGAGCGGGCCTACCGGGTACTGGTGGTCGATGATGAAGTCGAAACCGCCGATTTCTACGCGGCGGTGCTGCGTGGTGCCGGCATGGAAGTACGATTACTGCATCAGGTCAGCGACATGCTGCGCGTGATGGGCGAGTACCGGCCGGAACTGGTGCTGATGGATGTGTACATGCCGGACTGCAATGGCGTCGATCTGGCGCGCATCATCCGCCAGGATACGATGTATCTGGATGTGCCCATCGTGTTCCTGTCGAGCGAAGGCAATCTCGATAATCATCTCGATGCGATCGCATCGGGCGCCGACGATTTCCTGACCAAGCCGATACAGCCCTTGCATCTGGTCTCGGCGCTGACCAGCCGCGCCAAACGCTATCGCGAATTGCGCGGCCTGATCATGCGCGACAGCCTGACCGGCTTGTTCAACCATTCCGCCATCAAGGAACATCTGGTGCGCGAAATGTCGATCATGCGCCGCATGAACAAGCCGCTGTCATTGGTGATGCTCGATATCGACCACTTCAAGCGGGTCAACGATACGTATGGCCATCCGATCGGCGACCAGGTCATTCGTGCATTGTCGCGGCTGTTGCAGCAACGTCTGCGCCGCAGCGACATCATCGGCCGCTATGGCGGCGAAGAATTTGCGGTCATCATGCCGCATACGCCGATCGATGCGGCAGTCACCGTCATGGATGAGATCCGCGAATCGTTTTGCAACATACGCCATCATGCCGAACATCAGGATTTCACGGCTGCGTTTTCCGCAGGCTCAGTCGAGCTGGCGGCGGATCTGGATGCGGATGATTTGTTCCGCCTGGCCGACGCGGCACTGTACCAGGCCAAGGGCGGCGGAAGGAACCGGGTGGTCAAGGGCTGA